The following proteins are encoded in a genomic region of Parus major isolate Abel chromosome 20, Parus_major1.1, whole genome shotgun sequence:
- the LOC107213168 gene encoding perilipin-3-like isoform X2 has translation MASAVPNKEEVAQSSPEEEQEAVVEEVANLSLVGSACDVVSAAYASSKESHPYVRSVCDAAEKGVQSVSEAAATCVQPVLATLEPHVAAVSEYASKGLDKLGEKLPLLQKPVEQILSGTKELVSPRVAEVKEAVSSRVLQALDGSREALQSSEGAAGPAVTSAAGLVLEPGAGVCGAGAVLGTAQGDSLPIGNEELAQLAVCEEGTEALSLEQQREQRRYFVRLGSLSEELRLFAHLHATARIQQVWQGMQGALAQLHCILELIEAFKQGFNQKLQEGQEKLHQMWLEWSRKYLKESGDESSAEPEELESLTLLMARRVTQQLHLTCCGVVAAVQGLPCSLQDKLKRAPGATKELHAAFSLANSFQDLSSGVLSQSQRELAVIQEYMEELLQYLKNNTPLSWLVGPFSPREEEEDQSSQEEEAAGAGHLETSSTPM, from the exons ATGGCCTCTGCTGTGCCCAACAAGGAGGAGGTGGCCCAGAGCTCcccagaggaggagcaggag GCTGTGGTGGAGGAGGTGGCCAATCTGAGCCTGGTGGGCTCTGCCTGTGACGTGGTTTCTGCAGCTTATGCCTCCAGCAAGGAGAGCCACCCCTACGTGAGGTCTGTGTGTGATGCTGCAGAGAAGGGAGTGCAGAGCGTGAGCGAGGCCGCGGCCACCTGTGTGCAGCCAGTGCTGGCCACCCTGGAGCCCCACG TTGCTGCAGTGAGTGAGTATGCTTCCAAGGGTTTGGATAAACTGGGGGAGAAGCTGCCACTCCTTCAAAAGCCAGTGGAACAG ATCCTCTCTGGCACAAAGGAGCTGGTGTCACCCCGAGTGGCTGAGGTGAAGgaggctgtgagcagcagagtgctgcaggccctggatggcagcagggaggctctgcagagcagtgagggGGCTGCAGGACCCGCTGTGACCAGCGCTGCTGGGCTGGTTCTGGAGCCTGGAGCGGGTGTGtgtggagcaggggctgtgctggggacagcacaaGGTGACTCCCTCCCTATTGGAAATGAGGAGCTAG cccagctggcagtGTGTGAGGAGGGCACAGAGGcgctgtccctggagcagcagcggGAGCAGAGGAGGTACTTTGTGCGCCTGGGCTCTCTCTCGGAGGAACTTCGCCTCTTTGCCCACCTGCACGCCACAGCCAGGATCCAGCAGGTCTGGCAGGGCATGCAgggggccctggcacagctccactgCATCCTCGAGCTG ATTGAGGCGTTTAAGCAAGGATTTAATCAAAAGCttcaggagggacaggagaaaCTACACCAGATGTGGCTGGAGTGGAGTAGGAAGTATCTCAAAGAGAGTGGAGAtgaaagctctgcagagccagag gagctggagagtCTGACCCTGCTGATGGCACGCAGggtcacacagcagctgcacctCACCTGCTGTGGGGTGGTGGCAGCCGTGCAGGgccttccctgcagcctgcaggaCAAGCTGAAACGGGCTCCTGGTGCCACCAAGGAGCTGCATGCTGCCTTCTCACTGGCAAACTCCTTCCAGGATTTGTCCAGCGGTGTCTTGAGCCAGAGCCAGAGGGAGCTGGCTGTGATCCAGGAGTAcatggaggagctgctgcagtacCTGAAGAACAACACTCCTCTGTCCTGGCTGGTTGGACCCTTCTCCcccagagaggaggaggaggatcaATCCTcccaggaggaagaggcagcaggagctgggcatcTGGAAACCTCCAGCACCCCCATGTGA